ATCTTGAAAAACAGCTTCTGGAATATAGATTTTGCCAAAAAGCTCTTTTAAAATCCCAAATTGGTCAATCATACTTAAGGCTATAAGGGGTGAAGCATTGGATACTACCTTCACTATTTTAAAATCCCTATGTATTTATCTATAGATTTTTTATCCTGCTCCCAGTGTTCTCGGGTATAATCAAATGCAGGTATCCCATTTTTCCGCAATAGTTCTCTAAAATCAGCCTGACACATTCCTGCTAATTCTGCTGCCTTTCCAAGAGAAAAAACCTTCTTTTTAAAGAGATCTATGGCGGTTGCCTCTTTTAACTCCCGAGCTATCATTTCTTTGGTTGAAAGCCCCATTACCTTCA
The bacterium genome window above contains:
- a CDS encoding UPF0175 family protein yields the protein MKEVKVDVHIPKNSYLGMKVMGLSTKEMIARELKEATAIDLFKKKVFSLGKAAELAGMCQADFRELLRKNGIPAFDYTREHWEQDKKSIDKYIGILK